A genome region from Solirubrobacter pauli includes the following:
- a CDS encoding sulfite exporter TauE/SafE family protein: MSSASQVAILIAAGVAAGLVGSAGGITSLVSFPALLAVGVPALDAAVTNNVALVACWPGSALASGEELRGRVRWLCRWCVVAAASGALGAGLLFSTPPGLFARIAPWLVLGATLVLLVEPRLTAWRERRGARQAPWTLLTVLTVVSVYNGYFGAGAGVMTLTLMLVLVDGSLPTANALKNMLIGAASVSSAVVLALSTPVTWSHVAPLAAGMLVGSNLGPRVARRVPAWALRLLIVALGLALAAELWASTT; the protein is encoded by the coding sequence ATGTCCTCAGCGTCCCAAGTAGCGATCCTGATCGCGGCCGGCGTGGCCGCCGGGCTCGTCGGAAGCGCAGGCGGGATCACCTCGCTGGTCTCCTTCCCGGCGCTGCTGGCGGTGGGCGTCCCGGCGCTCGATGCGGCCGTGACCAACAACGTCGCCCTCGTGGCCTGCTGGCCCGGCTCGGCGCTCGCCTCCGGTGAGGAGCTGCGCGGTCGCGTGCGCTGGCTGTGCCGGTGGTGCGTGGTCGCCGCGGCCAGCGGCGCGCTCGGCGCCGGGCTGCTGTTCTCGACCCCGCCGGGCCTGTTCGCGCGCATCGCCCCGTGGCTCGTGCTCGGCGCCACGCTGGTGCTGCTGGTCGAGCCGCGGCTCACGGCCTGGCGCGAACGCCGCGGAGCACGCCAGGCGCCGTGGACCCTGCTCACCGTGCTGACCGTCGTCTCGGTCTACAACGGCTACTTCGGAGCGGGCGCGGGCGTGATGACGCTGACGTTGATGCTGGTGCTCGTCGACGGCTCCTTGCCCACGGCCAACGCCCTCAAGAACATGCTGATCGGCGCCGCCTCGGTCAGCTCGGCCGTCGTCCTCGCGCTGTCGACGCCGGTCACCTGGTCGCACGTGGCACCGCTCGCGGCGGGGATGCTCGTCGGCAGCAACCTCGGACCCCGGGTCGCGCGCCGTGTGCCGGCGTGGGCGCTGCGGCTGCTGATCGTCGCGCTCGGGCTCGCGCTGGCCGCCGAGCTGTGGGCGTCGACCACGTGA
- a CDS encoding cytochrome P450 — protein sequence MSDPISQASALDFADAGFRADPYPVYRHLRDAAPVTYHEPSDAWLVARHEDVHRTLRDERRFSNGSGSRADPVVAVVGAGDLLNLDPPRHDVLRRIVRAPFAPPAVAELERALRAQVERLVAPLADAGAGDLAADVAWPLPVWTMLRLLGAPEADVPRVTALVRALDQPGGVALDELRRLRRYVEETMETTDEGLVADVVAASAAGELTREEGAGLVMGLLLAGTATVACLIANGALVLLRHPRQRQRLRDGSVTPAMTVEELLRFESPVQVLPRRTTVPVTLGGSTIPADATVLLLLGSANRDERRFVHADALDLGRRARGAVALGGGIHFCLGAALARLEGRVAFERIFRDLGPLELAGEPERLPSADVRGLLRLPVRKARSG from the coding sequence ATGAGTGATCCAATCTCTCAGGCATCGGCGCTCGACTTCGCGGATGCCGGCTTCCGCGCCGATCCGTACCCGGTCTACCGCCACCTGCGCGACGCGGCCCCGGTGACCTATCACGAGCCGTCGGACGCCTGGTTGGTGGCCCGCCACGAGGACGTGCACCGGACGCTGCGCGACGAGCGTCGCTTCTCGAACGGCTCCGGCTCGCGCGCCGACCCCGTCGTCGCGGTCGTCGGCGCCGGGGACCTGCTGAACCTCGACCCACCGCGGCACGACGTCCTGCGCCGGATCGTCCGCGCGCCGTTCGCACCACCCGCGGTGGCCGAGCTCGAGCGCGCGCTGCGGGCGCAGGTGGAACGCCTCGTCGCCCCGCTGGCGGATGCGGGCGCGGGCGACCTGGCGGCCGACGTCGCCTGGCCGCTCCCCGTGTGGACGATGCTGCGCCTGCTCGGGGCGCCCGAGGCCGACGTCCCGCGCGTGACCGCCCTGGTGCGCGCGCTCGACCAGCCGGGCGGCGTGGCGCTCGACGAGCTGCGGCGCCTGCGGCGCTACGTGGAGGAGACGATGGAGACGACGGACGAAGGGCTCGTCGCCGACGTCGTGGCGGCGTCCGCGGCCGGGGAGCTGACGCGCGAGGAGGGCGCCGGCCTGGTGATGGGACTCCTGCTGGCGGGCACGGCGACCGTCGCCTGCCTGATCGCCAACGGCGCGCTCGTCCTGCTCCGCCATCCGCGGCAGCGGCAGCGCCTGCGCGACGGGTCGGTCACGCCCGCGATGACCGTCGAGGAGCTGCTCCGGTTCGAGTCGCCGGTGCAGGTGCTCCCGCGGCGCACCACCGTGCCGGTCACGCTCGGCGGCTCCACCATCCCCGCCGACGCGACGGTGCTCCTGCTGCTGGGCTCGGCGAACCGGGACGAGCGGCGCTTCGTGCACGCGGACGCGCTCGACCTCGGCCGCCGCGCCCGGGGCGCGGTCGCCCTGGGTGGCGGGATCCACTTCTGCCTCGGGGCCGCGCTCGCCCGCCTGGAAGGGCGGGTCGCGTTCGAGCGGATCTTCCGGGATCTCGGGCCGCTGGAGCTCGCCGGCGAGCCGGAGCGCCTGCCGTCCGCGGACGTCCGCGGGCTGCTGCGGCTGCCGGTCCGGAAGGCGCGCTCCGGCTGA
- a CDS encoding 3-keto-disaccharide hydrolase produces the protein MRKTIAAFLGAGALAVAALPAVAAERPSKRPDKHHPGAGKGHNKPGAPCGKTINRGPDAGYEVIFDGTRRCFERWKYAGGSQVTLQRDGTLRAAPGAPNLGVLWYAARPYGDFSLRLQFRDDSPVAGVRANSGVQVRFPAPKPPVPGCPMTFDGSPQTENPAAWIAVNCGHEIQINDSPDGGTNDPRKTGSIYGFADLNATQARVTPAGTWNDLEIKVVGQTYTVFRNGVKINEYENKPGVPFPGRPNDPDSSSRGLVGYLGLQAHGAPQDVVSFRNIRVLDISAQ, from the coding sequence ATGCGCAAGACCATCGCGGCATTCCTGGGCGCGGGAGCCCTGGCCGTGGCGGCATTGCCCGCGGTCGCCGCCGAGCGACCGTCCAAGCGGCCCGACAAGCACCATCCCGGTGCCGGCAAGGGCCACAACAAGCCCGGAGCGCCGTGCGGGAAGACCATCAACCGCGGGCCGGACGCGGGCTACGAGGTCATCTTCGACGGCACGCGCCGCTGCTTCGAGCGCTGGAAGTACGCGGGCGGCTCACAGGTCACGCTGCAGCGTGACGGGACGCTGCGGGCCGCGCCGGGCGCGCCCAACCTCGGCGTGCTCTGGTACGCCGCGCGGCCGTACGGCGACTTCTCGCTGCGGCTGCAGTTCCGTGACGACTCGCCGGTCGCCGGCGTGCGCGCCAACAGCGGCGTGCAGGTGCGCTTCCCGGCGCCCAAGCCGCCCGTCCCCGGCTGCCCGATGACGTTCGACGGCAGCCCGCAGACCGAGAACCCGGCGGCCTGGATCGCCGTCAACTGCGGCCACGAGATCCAGATCAACGACTCGCCCGACGGCGGCACCAACGATCCGCGCAAGACCGGCTCGATCTACGGCTTCGCCGACCTCAACGCCACCCAGGCGCGCGTCACGCCGGCCGGCACCTGGAACGACCTCGAGATCAAGGTCGTCGGCCAGACCTACACCGTCTTCCGCAACGGCGTGAAGATCAACGAGTACGAGAACAAGCCCGGCGTGCCGTTCCCCGGCCGCCCGAACGACCCCGACTCCAGCTCCCGCGGGCTGGTCGGCTACCTCGGCCTGCAGGCGCACGGCGCCCCGCAGGACGTCGTCTCGTTCCGCAACATCCGCGTGCTGGACATCTCCGCCCAGTAG
- a CDS encoding putative bifunctional diguanylate cyclase/phosphodiesterase codes for MPVAEALRILLVEDDEDDFVLTRSMLGAQGQTRVVELDWEQRFETALRAIREARHDLYLVDFRLGERTGLQLVREAWERNPPAPVILLTGQDDYEVDLQATELGVTDYLVKGTLDALSLERTIRYALRQHQTTLDLRRSEERYAVAVRATNDGIWDWDLQTARMHYSERWKTLLGYDQFASHRPDAWFELVHPDDVERLRHEIDHHLAGASPHFESEHRIRHADGSWRWVLTRGLATRNGGAPVRITGSLSDVTERHNAQQRLIHEALHDSLTGLPNRTLFLNRLEHCLRQHARQPSLGCAVLYVDLDRFKLVNDSLSHATGDRLLVALARRIEQVVRPGDTVGRLGGDEFTILLEEISRPEQAAEVAGRVGDAMAVPIDVDGRMLSISASIGIAHTFDAEADGHELMRNADIAMYDAKAQGGGRARTFDASMHRRVLERLSLEAQLREAIVEGRLRTFFQPIVDLRTGELNGLEALARWPEDDRSVSPAEFIPVAEDSGLIAPLGELMLRNACETLSRWRTRGAVAPGVTVSVNVSLRQITEGNLVEKVRAALGDAGLPAANLVLEITESTLMENPELVSAVLRELLAIGVSLHLDDFGTGYSSLTVLHNFPGGTLKIDRAFVADMITRPESHTIVRSIVGLAHNLGLCLIAEGIEGPEQVAALAALECELGQGYHFARPQSADDLEAGYLVPRPVLRG; via the coding sequence ATGCCCGTGGCTGAGGCGCTGCGGATCCTCCTCGTCGAAGACGACGAGGACGACTTCGTGCTGACCCGCAGCATGCTCGGCGCCCAGGGGCAGACGCGGGTCGTCGAGCTCGACTGGGAGCAGCGCTTCGAGACGGCGCTGCGGGCGATCCGCGAAGCCCGGCACGACCTCTACCTGGTCGACTTCCGGCTGGGCGAGCGCACCGGCCTGCAGCTCGTCCGCGAGGCGTGGGAGCGCAACCCGCCGGCGCCCGTGATCCTGCTCACGGGGCAGGACGACTACGAGGTCGACCTGCAGGCGACCGAGCTGGGCGTCACCGACTACCTCGTGAAGGGGACGCTGGACGCGCTCAGCCTGGAGCGCACGATCCGCTACGCGCTGCGCCAGCACCAGACGACGCTGGACCTGCGCCGCAGCGAGGAGCGCTACGCGGTCGCCGTCCGCGCGACCAACGACGGCATCTGGGACTGGGACCTGCAGACCGCGCGGATGCACTACTCCGAGCGCTGGAAGACGCTGCTCGGCTACGACCAGTTCGCGTCTCACCGGCCCGACGCGTGGTTCGAGCTGGTGCACCCCGACGACGTCGAGCGCCTGCGCCACGAGATCGATCACCACCTGGCCGGGGCCAGCCCGCACTTCGAGAGCGAGCACCGGATCCGGCACGCCGACGGCAGCTGGCGCTGGGTCCTCACGCGCGGGCTGGCGACCCGCAACGGCGGCGCGCCGGTCCGCATCACGGGTTCGCTGTCCGACGTCACCGAACGCCACAACGCCCAGCAGCGGTTGATCCACGAGGCGCTGCACGACAGCCTCACGGGGCTGCCGAACCGGACCCTGTTCCTGAACCGTCTCGAGCACTGCCTGCGCCAGCACGCGCGCCAGCCCAGCCTCGGCTGCGCGGTGCTCTACGTCGACCTCGACCGGTTCAAGCTCGTCAACGACAGCCTCAGCCACGCCACCGGCGACCGGCTGCTGGTCGCGCTCGCCCGCCGCATCGAGCAGGTCGTGCGCCCCGGCGACACCGTCGGCCGGCTCGGCGGCGACGAGTTCACGATCCTGCTCGAGGAGATCAGCCGGCCGGAGCAGGCCGCGGAGGTCGCGGGTCGCGTCGGCGACGCGATGGCGGTCCCGATCGACGTCGACGGGCGGATGCTGTCGATCTCCGCCAGCATCGGCATCGCGCACACGTTCGACGCGGAGGCGGACGGCCACGAGCTGATGCGCAACGCGGACATCGCGATGTACGACGCGAAGGCGCAGGGCGGCGGCCGCGCGCGGACGTTCGACGCCAGCATGCACCGGCGCGTGCTCGAGCGGCTGTCGCTGGAGGCGCAGCTGCGCGAGGCGATCGTCGAGGGCCGGCTGCGCACGTTCTTCCAGCCGATCGTCGACCTGCGCACCGGCGAGCTGAACGGCCTGGAGGCGCTCGCGCGCTGGCCCGAGGACGACCGGTCCGTCTCGCCCGCGGAGTTCATCCCGGTGGCGGAGGACTCGGGCCTGATCGCGCCGCTCGGGGAGCTGATGCTGCGCAACGCCTGCGAGACGCTGAGCCGCTGGCGTACCCGCGGTGCCGTCGCGCCCGGCGTGACCGTGAGCGTGAACGTGTCGCTGCGCCAGATCACCGAGGGGAACCTGGTCGAGAAGGTCCGGGCCGCGCTCGGCGACGCGGGCCTCCCCGCCGCCAACCTCGTGCTCGAGATCACCGAGAGCACGCTGATGGAGAACCCGGAGCTGGTCAGCGCCGTGTTGCGGGAGCTGCTCGCGATCGGCGTCAGCCTGCACCTGGACGACTTCGGCACCGGCTACTCGTCGCTCACCGTCCTGCACAACTTCCCCGGCGGCACGCTCAAGATCGACCGCGCGTTCGTCGCCGACATGATCACCCGACCCGAGAGCCACACGATCGTCCGCTCGATCGTCGGCCTCGCGCACAACCTCGGCCTGTGCCTGATCGCGGAGGGCATCGAGGGCCCCGAGCAGGTCGCGGCGCTCGCCGCGCTCGAGTGCGAGCTGGGCCAGGGGTACCACTTCGCCCGGCCGCAGTCGGCGGACGACCTCGAGGCGGGCTACCTGGTGCCCAGGCCGGTCCTGCGCGGTTGA
- a CDS encoding response regulator, giving the protein MHSSSAPADRSPVTILMADDDEDDRLLTAGALKRSRLINDVRFVVDGDDLMQYLRRTGVYAPGGQPAPRPGLILLDLNMPKKDGREALAEIKSDPALRGIPVVVLTTSKGEEDIARTYELGVNSFVSKPVSFEELAQVMQTLAGYWFELVELPEQGHARG; this is encoded by the coding sequence ATGCACTCATCTAGCGCGCCCGCCGATCGCAGCCCGGTCACGATCCTGATGGCCGACGACGACGAAGACGACCGGCTGCTGACGGCCGGCGCCCTGAAGCGCTCGCGCCTGATCAACGACGTCCGCTTCGTCGTCGACGGCGACGACCTCATGCAGTACCTGCGGCGCACGGGGGTCTACGCCCCGGGCGGCCAGCCGGCGCCGCGTCCGGGCCTGATCCTGCTCGACCTCAACATGCCCAAGAAGGACGGACGCGAGGCGCTGGCCGAGATCAAGAGCGACCCGGCGCTGCGCGGGATCCCCGTCGTGGTGCTGACGACGTCCAAGGGCGAGGAGGACATCGCCCGCACCTACGAGCTCGGCGTGAACTCGTTCGTGAGCAAGCCGGTCTCGTTCGAGGAGCTCGCACAGGTGATGCAGACGCTCGCCGGCTACTGGTTCGAGCTCGTCGAACTTCCCGAGCAGGGCCATGCCCGTGGCTGA
- a CDS encoding sensor histidine kinase, which yields MVVGIAAAVVIGALVLVGMQLRDTQTSSRAQLLERFHDRAEVVSALMQAVISSAAASSELTQRYGAADVDGVALDRAVAEGRLAYALLLDRDGEIARSRTLAATTRSRLLASHGARTTLRGAPVWLSDIEAADGPGSPVVIDLAVAFDTPSGRRVLITGLPTTLFSAFLGSYLQRVPGRRGSAYVVDSRGVVVATRDPRTRVGEPVAEPGLIAAFRMGESGMFTGDRRFTTAPIQSSAWKTVLTAPDGALLESISGQRKWLPWLIYGALAVLAFAFLALLRQLVSRSAALSSSNQQLAATNARLANANTMLRHAAELARSNAELEQFASIASHDLQEPLRKVQTFAAHLSATEKDRLSEEGQDFLQRMNTAAGRMRTLIDDLLMFSRVSTKGRPFVPVDLGDVVAQVLLDLEISIQESGAKLTIGPLPTVAADPVQMRQLLQNLLGNALKFRRPDVPPEITLRATVTDGIADLEITDNGLGFEPQYATRIFRAFERLHGASAYPGTGIGLALCRKIVDRHNGTIAATSVLGEGATFTIRLPVEQPADAAPTMPLLPDPVDEETPHALI from the coding sequence GTGGTCGTCGGCATCGCCGCGGCGGTGGTCATCGGCGCCCTGGTGCTGGTCGGGATGCAGCTGCGGGACACGCAGACCAGCAGCCGCGCGCAGCTGCTCGAGCGCTTCCACGATCGCGCGGAGGTCGTCTCCGCGCTGATGCAAGCGGTCATCTCGTCGGCGGCCGCCTCGTCCGAGCTGACCCAGCGCTACGGCGCCGCCGACGTCGACGGCGTCGCGCTCGACCGCGCGGTGGCCGAGGGCCGGCTCGCGTACGCCCTCCTGCTCGACCGTGACGGCGAGATCGCCCGGTCCCGCACGCTCGCCGCGACGACGCGGTCGCGCCTGCTGGCGTCGCACGGCGCGCGGACCACGCTGCGCGGCGCGCCGGTGTGGCTCTCGGACATCGAGGCCGCCGACGGCCCCGGCAGCCCCGTCGTGATCGACCTCGCCGTCGCCTTCGACACCCCGTCCGGCCGCCGCGTGCTGATCACCGGCCTGCCGACGACGCTCTTCAGCGCCTTCCTCGGCAGCTACCTCCAGCGCGTCCCCGGAAGACGCGGCTCCGCGTACGTCGTCGACAGCCGCGGCGTCGTGGTGGCCACGCGCGACCCCCGCACGCGGGTCGGCGAGCCGGTCGCGGAGCCCGGGCTCATCGCCGCGTTCCGGATGGGCGAGAGCGGGATGTTCACCGGCGACCGCCGCTTCACGACGGCGCCGATCCAAAGCAGCGCCTGGAAGACCGTGCTGACCGCGCCCGACGGAGCGCTGCTCGAGTCGATCTCCGGTCAGCGCAAGTGGCTGCCGTGGTTGATCTACGGCGCGCTCGCGGTCCTGGCGTTCGCGTTCCTGGCGCTGCTGCGGCAGCTCGTGTCCCGCAGCGCCGCGCTGTCGTCCTCGAACCAGCAGCTCGCGGCCACGAACGCGCGGCTGGCGAACGCGAACACGATGCTCCGGCACGCGGCAGAGCTGGCCCGGTCGAACGCCGAGCTCGAGCAGTTCGCCTCGATCGCCTCCCACGACCTCCAGGAGCCGCTGCGGAAGGTGCAGACGTTCGCCGCGCACCTGTCGGCGACGGAGAAGGACCGGCTCTCGGAGGAGGGCCAGGACTTCCTGCAGCGGATGAACACGGCCGCGGGGCGGATGCGGACGCTGATCGACGACCTGCTGATGTTCTCCCGCGTCTCGACCAAGGGGCGGCCGTTCGTCCCGGTCGACCTCGGTGACGTCGTCGCGCAGGTGCTGCTGGACCTCGAGATCAGCATCCAGGAGAGCGGCGCGAAGCTCACGATCGGTCCCCTGCCGACCGTCGCCGCGGACCCGGTGCAGATGCGCCAGCTGCTGCAGAACCTCCTCGGCAACGCGCTCAAGTTCCGCCGCCCGGACGTGCCCCCCGAGATCACGCTTCGCGCGACCGTGACCGACGGCATCGCCGACCTGGAGATCACCGACAACGGCCTCGGCTTCGAGCCCCAGTACGCCACGCGCATCTTCCGCGCCTTCGAGCGGCTGCACGGCGCCAGCGCCTACCCCGGCACCGGGATCGGGCTCGCGCTCTGCCGCAAGATCGTCGATCGCCACAACGGCACGATCGCCGCGACGAGCGTCTTGGGCGAGGGCGCGACCTTCACGATCCGGCTGCCGGTCGAGCAGCCCGCCGACGCGGCGCCGACGATGCCGCTCCTGCCCGACCCGGTCGACGAGGAGACCCCCCATGCACTCATCTAG
- a CDS encoding histidine kinase, producing the protein MIRVALLDHDEAALRRRIEQDRGLEVVAAAPDPASLARRLGGRRPDVLVLGYDVRADDALPLCWRAKCRSDAPRVLIHAVGAGPALAIAARVAKADGVVDAAASGPVLAAAIRAVAAGEPVLPTVARADFEAAVKRLADEDLPTFALLLDDVDAADVADHVVDAERRVLRIVDRIRPRPASRPPVRAADARGLARARARTRLTQRRDAAVQHARILGRRALDDVVGERELVEAREAAGVVEAGRAVAEQDLGLQGHGHRAWPRSGRPAMGPRLYRGRWSAKLVRVVRRISSLPLFWRVFAANASVLVLAFAGLVFAPITVSVPVGASELLVLALGLVALLAANLVLLRPAFSPLDELAETMRKHDPLAPGARAGTSGDPDVAALARTFNDMLDRLESERRESARQALLVQEAERQRVARELHDEVGQTLTGVMLQIEGLALNIPDELRGQLEQLRETARHGTEEVRNIARRLRPDALEELGLSPAIVALAGAFERQTRVPVTRTVEPMADLAPEEELVIYRVAQEALTNIARHAEAGAVTIDLRRLDAGIVLEVRDDGRGLPDGAERSSQGIRGMRERAMLIGAGLAIESRPGHGTTVRLAIPPHTDDPA; encoded by the coding sequence ATGATCCGCGTCGCGCTGCTGGACCATGACGAGGCCGCGCTGCGGCGGCGGATCGAGCAGGACCGCGGGCTGGAGGTCGTCGCCGCCGCGCCGGACCCGGCGTCGCTCGCGCGCCGGTTGGGCGGGCGACGCCCGGACGTGCTCGTGCTCGGCTACGACGTGCGCGCCGACGACGCCCTGCCACTGTGCTGGCGCGCGAAGTGCCGCTCCGACGCGCCGCGGGTGCTCATCCACGCCGTCGGCGCGGGTCCGGCGCTGGCGATCGCGGCGCGCGTCGCCAAGGCCGACGGGGTGGTCGACGCGGCGGCGTCCGGGCCGGTCCTCGCGGCCGCGATCCGGGCGGTCGCGGCCGGGGAGCCGGTGCTGCCGACGGTGGCGCGCGCGGACTTCGAAGCGGCCGTCAAGCGCCTGGCCGACGAGGACCTGCCGACGTTCGCCCTCCTGCTCGACGACGTCGACGCCGCGGACGTCGCCGACCACGTGGTCGACGCGGAGCGCCGCGTGCTGCGCATCGTGGACCGCATCCGCCCGCGCCCGGCATCACGCCCGCCCGTACGGGCAGCGGACGCCCGCGGTCTCGCGCGCGCACGCGCGCGCACGCGCCTCACGCAGCGACGCGACGCGGCGGTGCAACACGCGCGCATCCTCGGCCGGCGCGCGCTCGACGACGTCGTAGGTGAGCGTGAGCTCGTCGAGGCGCGCGAAGCAGCGGGTGTCGTCGAAGCCGGCCGTGCAGTCGCAGAGCAGGATCTCGGTCTCCAAGGGCATGGGCACCGAGCCTGGCCCAGGAGCGGCCGTCCGGCCATGGGGCCAAGGCTGTACCGCGGCCGCTGGAGTGCGAAGCTGGTCAGGGTGGTCCGCCGGATCTCGTCGCTACCGCTGTTCTGGCGCGTGTTCGCCGCGAACGCGAGCGTGCTCGTGCTGGCCTTCGCCGGCCTGGTGTTCGCGCCGATCACCGTCTCGGTGCCGGTCGGGGCCAGTGAGCTGCTCGTGCTCGCGCTCGGGCTGGTCGCGCTGCTGGCGGCGAACCTCGTGCTGCTGCGCCCGGCCTTCAGCCCGCTCGACGAGCTCGCGGAGACGATGCGCAAGCACGACCCGCTCGCGCCCGGCGCGCGAGCCGGCACGTCGGGGGACCCGGACGTCGCGGCGCTGGCGCGGACGTTCAACGACATGCTCGACCGGCTCGAGTCCGAGCGGCGCGAGAGCGCGCGCCAGGCGCTGCTCGTGCAGGAGGCCGAGCGGCAGCGGGTGGCGCGCGAGCTGCACGACGAGGTGGGGCAGACGCTCACGGGCGTGATGCTGCAGATCGAAGGCCTCGCGCTGAACATCCCCGACGAGCTGCGCGGCCAGCTCGAGCAGCTGCGCGAGACGGCACGCCACGGCACCGAGGAGGTGCGCAACATCGCGCGCCGCCTGCGCCCGGACGCGCTCGAGGAGCTCGGGCTGTCGCCCGCGATCGTCGCGCTCGCCGGCGCGTTCGAGCGCCAGACGCGGGTGCCCGTGACCCGCACCGTCGAGCCGATGGCGGACCTGGCGCCGGAGGAGGAGCTGGTGATCTACCGCGTCGCGCAGGAGGCGCTGACGAACATCGCGCGCCACGCCGAGGCCGGCGCGGTGACGATCGACCTGCGCCGCCTGGACGCGGGCATCGTCCTGGAAGTGCGCGACGACGGCCGCGGGCTGCCCGACGGCGCCGAGCGCTCCTCGCAGGGCATCCGCGGCATGCGCGAGCGTGCGATGCTGATCGGGGCCGGGCTGGCGATCGAGAGCCGGCCGGGACACGGCACCACGGTCCGGCTCGCGATCCCGCCGCACACCGATGACCCCGCTTAA
- a CDS encoding response regulator, whose amino-acid sequence MTPLKTSILIADDHPIVLNGLRTVLNAQPDFEVVAEATDGEQAVERALAEEVQLAILDISMPRKTGLQAAREIAQRRPDVRVLMLSMHDNEQFLFEAIRAGASGYVLKSSVDRDLVEACRATMRGQPFLYPGGVQALMREYLERAQAGETLHKELLTAREEEVVKLVAEAYTNEEIGELLHISKKTVERHRANILEKLGMRDRVELTRYAIRRGLIEP is encoded by the coding sequence ATGACCCCGCTTAAGACGAGCATCCTCATCGCCGACGATCATCCGATCGTCCTCAACGGCCTGCGGACGGTGCTCAACGCGCAGCCCGACTTCGAGGTCGTGGCCGAGGCGACCGACGGCGAGCAGGCGGTCGAGCGGGCGCTCGCCGAGGAGGTCCAGCTCGCGATCCTCGACATCTCGATGCCGCGCAAGACCGGCCTGCAGGCGGCGCGCGAGATCGCGCAGCGGCGGCCGGACGTGCGGGTGCTGATGCTGTCGATGCACGACAACGAGCAGTTCCTGTTCGAGGCGATCCGCGCGGGCGCCTCCGGCTACGTGCTCAAGAGCTCCGTCGACCGCGACCTGGTGGAGGCGTGCCGCGCGACGATGCGCGGCCAGCCGTTCCTGTATCCGGGGGGTGTGCAGGCCCTGATGCGCGAGTACCTGGAGCGCGCGCAGGCCGGCGAGACGCTGCACAAGGAGCTGCTGACCGCCCGCGAGGAGGAGGTCGTCAAGCTCGTCGCGGAGGCGTACACGAACGAGGAGATCGGCGAGCTGCTGCACATCTCCAAGAAGACCGTGGAGCGCCACCGCGCGAACATCCTCGAGAAGCTCGGGATGCGCGACCGCGTTGAGCTGACGCGCTACGCGATCCGGCGCGGGCTCATCGAGCCGTGA
- a CDS encoding GreA/GreB family elongation factor, which translates to MIDQPRSRPSPVAAGAVMLSATDLAEATRELQALRDEQRAEPALLEEAGVTGLRIAHLERLLASATVVETAAGDGAAGLGSHVRVRDAAGREIDYELVGRRASDAPPTKVTLASPVGAALRGARAGDAVHVELPGGRLRPLTVVAVRAAPFTAR; encoded by the coding sequence ATGATCGATCAACCTCGTTCCCGCCCATCGCCGGTCGCCGCCGGCGCGGTCATGCTGAGCGCGACGGACCTCGCGGAGGCCACGCGTGAGCTGCAAGCCCTGCGCGACGAGCAGCGCGCGGAGCCCGCGCTGCTCGAGGAGGCGGGCGTCACCGGGCTCCGGATCGCCCACCTGGAGCGGCTGCTCGCCTCCGCGACGGTGGTCGAGACCGCCGCCGGGGACGGCGCGGCCGGGCTCGGCTCCCACGTGCGAGTCCGCGACGCCGCCGGCCGCGAGATCGACTACGAGCTCGTCGGCCGCCGCGCCAGCGACGCCCCGCCGACGAAGGTGACGCTCGCCTCGCCGGTCGGCGCCGCGCTGCGCGGCGCCCGCGCCGGCGACGCGGTGCACGTCGAGCTGCCCGGCGGACGCCTCCGCCCGCTCACCGTGGTCGCGGTCCGTGCCGCACCGTTCACGGCTCGATGA
- a CDS encoding response regulator, producing the protein MTPLKTRILIADDHPIVLRGLRMLLDAQADFEVVTAATDGEAAVRLALDADIHLAILDISMPRKTGLQAAREITQRRPDVRVLMLSMHDNEQFLFEAIRAGVSGYVLKSSVDRDLVEACRATMRGQPFLYPDGVRALMRDHLERVRSGDVDRDLLTPREEEILKLVAEAHTNDEIAALLVISKKTVERHRANILEKLGMRDRVELTRYAIRRGLVAA; encoded by the coding sequence ATGACGCCGCTGAAGACCCGCATCCTGATCGCCGACGACCACCCGATCGTGCTCCGCGGCCTGCGCATGTTGCTCGACGCCCAAGCCGACTTCGAGGTGGTCACGGCCGCCACCGACGGTGAGGCGGCGGTGCGGCTCGCGCTCGACGCGGACATCCACCTCGCCATCCTCGACATCTCCATGCCGCGCAAGACCGGGCTGCAGGCCGCGCGGGAGATCACGCAGCGGCGGCCGGACGTGCGGGTGCTGATGCTGTCGATGCACGACAACGAGCAGTTCCTGTTCGAAGCGATCCGCGCCGGCGTGTCCGGCTATGTGCTCAAGAGCTCGGTCGACCGCGACCTGGTGGAGGCGTGCCGGGCGACGATGCGCGGCCAGCCGTTCCTGTACCCCGATGGGGTGCGCGCGTTGATGCGCGACCACCTCGAGCGGGTGCGCAGCGGCGACGTCGATCGTGACCTGCTGACGCCGCGCGAGGAGGAGATCCTCAAGCTGGTGGCCGAGGCGCACACCAACGACGAGATCGCCGCGCTGCTGGTCATCTCCAAGAAGACGGTCGAGCGCCATCGAGCGAACATCCTCGAGAAGCTGGGCATGCGCGACCGCGTCGAGCTGACCCGCTACGCGAT